AACGACAGTCGCCTGCTGATTCTGTGTCACCTCGACGGCAAGGAGTTGTCCGTATCTGAGCTCAATCGCTGCCTTGATCTGAGCCAGTCAGCCCTGTCGCAACATCTGGCCGTGCTGCGCCGGGATGGATTGGTACGTACCCGACGCGAGTCCCAAACCATTTTTTACTCGCTCAACGGTAACACCGCGATCACCATTATACGCACCCTGCACGACCTGTTTTGCCCCCATCAGCCCTGATATATGTCAGCCAGTGGGCATTGTCTGGATCAACAACATATAAAGACCGGTACCGGACAAAATGCTGATCAGCGGATTGCGCAGCAGCCAGTGCAGCGCAGTCACAAGCCCCAGCGACAACAGCGAGGGCAATAGATATTGCCCCGTCATCAACGCATCCCTCAATGCGTACAACAGCAGCAAAACCATCAGCACAGGTGGCAAATAGCGCCCAAGGTGCTTCAACAGCGGGTGGTCAGCCCAACGATAAAGCAGCACAAAAGGCAGTGCTCGTGTCAGAAAGGTGGCCAGAGCAGCCACGGCTATGACACTCAGAAGATACGCAGTCGGCTCCACGCCTCTCCTCCTCTGGCCATGATCAACAATGAAACGGCCATTCCTATGGATAACATCAGCATGTTGTCGGCACTGATCAAAAGCGCCAGCAGGCCGATTACCAGTGCCAGAACAAACACACCCGGTCGGCGTACCACTCGATATTGTTCCAATGTCAGCACCAGGAACAGTGCAGGCAGCGTGAACTCGATACCTGCCGTTGAAAAGCTGATTTGCCCACCCAGCCAGGCCCCCAGGGTACAACCGATCACCCAGTAGAGGTGATTCAGCAGTGCCAACCTGAACTGAAGCCGAGCACGCATTCGATCACAGCCGGCCTGCAGCATGGTCAGCAGCGAATAGGTTTCGTCGGTCAGGGCGTAGATCAGATACCAACGGCGCGAGCCCTGCAGTGTGAGGTTACTCAAGAGTGACAGGCCATATACCATGTGGCGGGCATTCAGCAACAGTGTAGCCACGAACACTTCAACCAGACCTGCCTGATTGGCCAGCAGGCCCACTGCCATGAACTGGCCAGCCCCGGCATAGATCACCAGCCCCATCAGGGCTGCATACAGCCAGTGATACCCCAGCTCGGAAAACAGGACGCCAAAGGCCATCCCCAGCGGTATATAGCCAAACAGTACCGGCAACGAAAGACGGAAAGCGGATTGATCGGGTTCGGTTGCTGTGCTCATAATACGTAACAATACCGGACGCCCACTCGGGAGCGTCCTGTCGGCTGGATTGGTCGGTCAAGGAGATCAGTGCTGCAGGCGGTAGATCTGCCAGTCTTCAGTGGGCTCGTTCAGCATCATTTTCATATCAACCACATCCTCTTCCATGTTGTAGCTGATCTTGAAGCCAAGCTTGCGAGCTAACCCCTGCATACCTTTATTGCTGGGCATGGTGGACCCCACCAGCTGCAAAGTGCCACGACTGGTGCAGTAATCGATGGTTTTCTGCATCAGCATTACCCCAAGCCCTTCGCCCTGCATGTCGTCCCGGATCACGATGGAAAACTCGCTGCGTATATTATCGGCATCGGTCACGGCTCGCACTACCCCCAGGGTTTCAAATCCTGCACCACTGAGTTTCGGTGCCGACACAATGAAAGCCATTTCACGGTCGTAGTCGATCTGGGTCCAGTTGGCCAGCTCCGCATGGCTGGGCACACCTCGACTGTAAAAATAACGCAGCCGGATCGACTCCGGGCTAAGCGAGTTGAAAAACTCCAGGTGAGCCGGCTCGTCCTCACCACGAATGGCGCGCAGAATCGCCTTGCGTCCAGAGCGACGCAGAGAGACATTCTCGCTGAGATGTTCCGGGTACGGAGATATCGACAGCCTCGCGGCCTCACCCAGCGATACGGCGCAATCGACGGCCAGCAGCCCACGCTTGTTCAGCAGCAGCGGATTGATCTCCAGACATTTCAGTTCAGGCAGATCAACCACCATCTCCGACAGTCGTATCAGTAGCTCACACAGATGATCAACATCACGCTCAACCTGATAACTGTTTTCGCTGATGATGTTGTACACCCGCGAGCGCTTGACCAGCTGACGCGCCAATGCGAAGTTCAGCGGCGGCAGCATGATATTGCGATCGGCCAGTACATCAATCGCATAGCCACCCACACCGAACAGAATCAGTGGGCCAAATACGGGATCACGGGTCACACCCACATTGATCTGGAGGGATTGAAAGCCACGTTTCATCTGTTGTACCACGAAGCCGTGGGTCTGCTCTGGCTGGTACCGTTCACTCACTCTGTAGGCCAGCTTGGTGGTGGCATGGCGCACTTCGCTGATGGAGTACAGATCCAGCGCCAGATCACGCCAGCGCTGGTAGGCGCTACTGTCGTAAAAGAAGGGGTACAGATTGTCCTGGTGCAGCGCCTTGACGGCTACCGAACCACCCATCTGCCGTGCCAGCTCCACGACCCCGACGATATCATCGGCATAGCCGGTATTGGGTGTCGGGATTTCGTACAGATCCAACAGATCACTGGCTTCGGAGTGGGTCAGATAGTCCCGCCCCTCTGCATGCGCATCCTGCAGCATCTGCCGCGCCCGCTTTCGATTTGGCAGGTTATGCAAATGGTATGGCGCCGGCGTCTGGCGCATGGCGGCCTGATTACGGTGGTAATCAACCATCTGCATAAAGGCGTCCACCGACTCTTCCGGGGTCATAAAGGTGGGAATACCAGCTGCGTTGCAGTGGTTGCGTGCCTCGATGGCCGAAAAGCGGCCCATCCAGCAGGTCAGCACATTGCGCGGTGTCTTGCGTGCCACCTTGATCACCTCATCGGCTGTCGCAACGCTGGCAGCCATGCGTGTCGGTGCATGAATGGTCAGTACTGCATCAACGTTAGGGTCCTTGGTCAACAAACGAATGGCTTCGGCAAAACGTTCCGGGGTCGCATCGGCGTTGAGATCAACCGGGTTACGCCCATTCCACTCGGCCGGCAAAATGGCCTCAAGTGCGGTCCGAGTCTCTTCGGTAATTTCACTCAGCTTGCCCTGCTTGCGCAGCAGTCGATCATTGGCCAATGCGTTGGGGCCCATACCGTTACAGACAATGGCGAGGCGCTCACCGCGCATCGGTTTCATTCGTGACAGGGTTTCCAGTGCATTGAACAGCTGGTCCGAGGTTTCAACCCGCACGGCGCCGGCTCGGCGCAGGGCCGCATCATATACACGGTCTTCATCATCAACGCCGGGGGCCAATTCCACCGACATACGACCGTCCTGGATGATATTGGATTTGAGTACCAGCACCAGCTTGTTGCGGGACGCAGCCCGTACCGCTGAGACAAAGTCGCGCGCAGAACCGATAATACGATCCATCTGCAACAGAATGGCATGGGTGGTGGGATCTTTTGCCAGATAGTCGATAATGGCCGGCAGATCGACGTCAACACCTTCACCCAGTGTAAGAAAGTGGGAGAAACCGATCTCCTGCCCGCTGGCCCAGTCAATCATGGCCGTGCCCAGCAGCCCTGACTGACCCACATATGCCACCTTGCCCTTGCTTATGTTCACATGCGCGTAGCTCGCATTGAGCTTTGATCCCGGTACCAGCAAACCCATGCAGTCTGGGCCCAGAATGCGAATGCCATAGGGGCGTGCTGCCTCACGGACCTCTTCGCGCAGTGAACGGGAATGATCACTGTCCGAGTTGCTCAGCCCTCCGGTCAGAATCATGGCTGCTTTGACCATATTGGCGCCAAGTTTGCGAATGATACCCGCCACGCTTTCAGGCGGTGAACAAATAATGGCCAGATCCGGCATTTCAGGCAGGTCTGACAGCGATCGATAGCAATG
This DNA window, taken from Marinobacterium iners, encodes the following:
- a CDS encoding AzlC family ABC transporter permease; the encoded protein is MSTATEPDQSAFRLSLPVLFGYIPLGMAFGVLFSELGYHWLYAALMGLVIYAGAGQFMAVGLLANQAGLVEVFVATLLLNARHMVYGLSLLSNLTLQGSRRWYLIYALTDETYSLLTMLQAGCDRMRARLQFRLALLNHLYWVIGCTLGAWLGGQISFSTAGIEFTLPALFLVLTLEQYRVVRRPGVFVLALVIGLLALLISADNMLMLSIGMAVSLLIMARGGEAWSRLRIF
- a CDS encoding GNAT family N-acetyltransferase, translated to MSTKYLKRFFKPESIAIFGASEREDSMGGIVLRNLLDSGYAGKLMAVNAQGYEQVNGVHCYRSLSDLPEMPDLAIICSPPESVAGIIRKLGANMVKAAMILTGGLSNSDSDHSRSLREEVREAARPYGIRILGPDCMGLLVPGSKLNASYAHVNISKGKVAYVGQSGLLGTAMIDWASGQEIGFSHFLTLGEGVDVDLPAIIDYLAKDPTTHAILLQMDRIIGSARDFVSAVRAASRNKLVLVLKSNIIQDGRMSVELAPGVDDEDRVYDAALRRAGAVRVETSDQLFNALETLSRMKPMRGERLAIVCNGMGPNALANDRLLRKQGKLSEITEETRTALEAILPAEWNGRNPVDLNADATPERFAEAIRLLTKDPNVDAVLTIHAPTRMAASVATADEVIKVARKTPRNVLTCWMGRFSAIEARNHCNAAGIPTFMTPEESVDAFMQMVDYHRNQAAMRQTPAPYHLHNLPNRKRARQMLQDAHAEGRDYLTHSEASDLLDLYEIPTPNTGYADDIVGVVELARQMGGSVAVKALHQDNLYPFFYDSSAYQRWRDLALDLYSISEVRHATTKLAYRVSERYQPEQTHGFVVQQMKRGFQSLQINVGVTRDPVFGPLILFGVGGYAIDVLADRNIMLPPLNFALARQLVKRSRVYNIISENSYQVERDVDHLCELLIRLSEMVVDLPELKCLEINPLLLNKRGLLAVDCAVSLGEAARLSISPYPEHLSENVSLRRSGRKAILRAIRGEDEPAHLEFFNSLSPESIRLRYFYSRGVPSHAELANWTQIDYDREMAFIVSAPKLSGAGFETLGVVRAVTDADNIRSEFSIVIRDDMQGEGLGVMLMQKTIDYCTSRGTLQLVGSTMPSNKGMQGLARKLGFKISYNMEEDVVDMKMMLNEPTEDWQIYRLQH
- a CDS encoding branched-chain amino acid transporter permease, with amino-acid sequence MEPTAYLLSVIAVAALATFLTRALPFVLLYRWADHPLLKHLGRYLPPVLMVLLLLYALRDALMTGQYLLPSLLSLGLVTALHWLLRNPLISILSGTGLYMLLIQTMPTG
- a CDS encoding ArsR/SmtB family transcription factor translates to MKQNAASAAKLMRVLGNDSRLLILCHLDGKELSVSELNRCLDLSQSALSQHLAVLRRDGLVRTRRESQTIFYSLNGNTAITIIRTLHDLFCPHQP